From the genome of Anopheles merus strain MAF chromosome X, AmerM5.1, whole genome shotgun sequence, one region includes:
- the LOC121598057 gene encoding heparan sulfate glucosamine 3-O-sulfotransferase 6 isoform X1, with the protein MCDLPSEPLQYTAIDMQHRQLNRTIAIATGLLMCAVYVLYTFHACLLSGLHRSLRQVSGLATNPSPHTNVRVLHQSPSAQPAAGGTTLAPTTQLPHVRILGSLVRIVPLTVEDGATAGKRPPAAPLRLVSPAATNTTDGSPKYRFLRQQGLRPSRHLPDALIIGVKKSGTRALLEFVRLHPDVRAAGCEVHFFDRHYAKGLAWYRHHMPPTIEGQITMEKTPSYFITREAPRRVRHMNPATRLLVVVRDPVTRAISDYTQARSKKRDMKRFEELAFTNGSAGGVVDTSWGPVRIGVYARYLERWLEHFPPAQLLFVSGERLIADPAVEIGRVQDFLGLKRVVNEKHFYFNSTKGFPCLLKSEERSSPHCLGKTKGRNHPHIDGAAIDRLREFYRPFNQKFYHLTGINFGWP; encoded by the exons ATGTGCGACCTCCCATCGGAGCCGCTGCAGTACACCGCAATAG ACATGCAGCATCGGCAGCTGAATCGAACGATCGCCATCGCCACCGGCCTGCTGATGTGTGCCGTGTACGTGCTGTACACGTTTCACGCCTGTTTGCTGTCCGGGCTACATCGCAGCCTCCGGCAGGTAAGTGGTCTAGCGACGAACCCTTCGCCGCACACTAACGTACGCGTCCTTCACCAGTCGCCGTCCGCGCAGCCGGCTGCCGGCGGCACGACACTAGCGCCCACCACCCAGCTGCCGCACGTCCGCATACTCGGCTCGCTCGTGCGCATCGTGCCGCTGACGGTCGAGGACGGGGCGACCGCCGGCAAGCGGCCCCCGGCCGCCCCGCTGCGCCTGGTGTCGCCCGCCGCCACCAACACGACCGACGGGTCGCCCAAGTACCGGTTTCTGCGGCAGCAGGGCCTGCGCCCCTCCCGCCACCTGCCAGACGCGCTCATCATCGGGGTGAAGAAGAGCGGGACGCGCGCCCTGCTCGAGTTCGTCCGGCTGCACCCGGACGTGCGGGCGGCCGGCTGCGAGGTGCACTTCTTCGACCGGCACTACGCGAAGGGGCTCGCCTGGTACCGGCACCACATGCCGCCCACGATCGAGGGCCAGATCACGATGGAGAAGACGCCGAGCTACTTCATTACGCGCGAGGCGCCGCGCCGCGTCCGCCACATGAACCCGGCGACCCGGCTGCTGGTGGTCGTGCGCGACCCGGTCACGCGCGCCATCTCCGACTACACGCAGGCGCGCAGCAAGAAGCGCGACATGAAGCGGTTCGAGGAGCTCGCGTTCACCAACGGGTCGGCCGGCGGCGTCGTCGACACGAGCTGGGGCCCGGTCCGGATCGGCGTGTACGCGCGGTACCTCGAGCGATGGCTAGAGCACTTCCCGCCCGCCCAGCTGCTGTTCGTGAGCGGCGAGCGGCTGATCGCCGACCCGGCGGTCGAGATCGGCCGCGTGCAGGACTTTCTCGGCCTGAAGCGGGTGGTGAACGAGAAGCACTTCTACTTCAACTCGACCAAGGGCTTCCCGTGTCTGCTCAAGTCGGAGGAGCGGTCCAGCCCGCACTGTCTCGGCAAGACGAAGGGCCGGAACCATCCGCACATTGACGGGGCCGCCATCGACCGGCTGCGCGAGTTCTACCGGCCGTTCAACCAGAAGTTCTACCACCTTACCGGCATCAACTTCGGCTGGCCCTAG
- the LOC121598057 gene encoding heparan sulfate glucosamine 3-O-sulfotransferase 6 isoform X2 yields the protein MCDLPSEPLQYTAIDMQHRQLNRTIAIATGLLMCAVYVLYTFHACLLSGLHRSLRQSPSAQPAAGGTTLAPTTQLPHVRILGSLVRIVPLTVEDGATAGKRPPAAPLRLVSPAATNTTDGSPKYRFLRQQGLRPSRHLPDALIIGVKKSGTRALLEFVRLHPDVRAAGCEVHFFDRHYAKGLAWYRHHMPPTIEGQITMEKTPSYFITREAPRRVRHMNPATRLLVVVRDPVTRAISDYTQARSKKRDMKRFEELAFTNGSAGGVVDTSWGPVRIGVYARYLERWLEHFPPAQLLFVSGERLIADPAVEIGRVQDFLGLKRVVNEKHFYFNSTKGFPCLLKSEERSSPHCLGKTKGRNHPHIDGAAIDRLREFYRPFNQKFYHLTGINFGWP from the exons ATGTGCGACCTCCCATCGGAGCCGCTGCAGTACACCGCAATAG ACATGCAGCATCGGCAGCTGAATCGAACGATCGCCATCGCCACCGGCCTGCTGATGTGTGCCGTGTACGTGCTGTACACGTTTCACGCCTGTTTGCTGTCCGGGCTACATCGCAGCCTCCGGCAG TCGCCGTCCGCGCAGCCGGCTGCCGGCGGCACGACACTAGCGCCCACCACCCAGCTGCCGCACGTCCGCATACTCGGCTCGCTCGTGCGCATCGTGCCGCTGACGGTCGAGGACGGGGCGACCGCCGGCAAGCGGCCCCCGGCCGCCCCGCTGCGCCTGGTGTCGCCCGCCGCCACCAACACGACCGACGGGTCGCCCAAGTACCGGTTTCTGCGGCAGCAGGGCCTGCGCCCCTCCCGCCACCTGCCAGACGCGCTCATCATCGGGGTGAAGAAGAGCGGGACGCGCGCCCTGCTCGAGTTCGTCCGGCTGCACCCGGACGTGCGGGCGGCCGGCTGCGAGGTGCACTTCTTCGACCGGCACTACGCGAAGGGGCTCGCCTGGTACCGGCACCACATGCCGCCCACGATCGAGGGCCAGATCACGATGGAGAAGACGCCGAGCTACTTCATTACGCGCGAGGCGCCGCGCCGCGTCCGCCACATGAACCCGGCGACCCGGCTGCTGGTGGTCGTGCGCGACCCGGTCACGCGCGCCATCTCCGACTACACGCAGGCGCGCAGCAAGAAGCGCGACATGAAGCGGTTCGAGGAGCTCGCGTTCACCAACGGGTCGGCCGGCGGCGTCGTCGACACGAGCTGGGGCCCGGTCCGGATCGGCGTGTACGCGCGGTACCTCGAGCGATGGCTAGAGCACTTCCCGCCCGCCCAGCTGCTGTTCGTGAGCGGCGAGCGGCTGATCGCCGACCCGGCGGTCGAGATCGGCCGCGTGCAGGACTTTCTCGGCCTGAAGCGGGTGGTGAACGAGAAGCACTTCTACTTCAACTCGACCAAGGGCTTCCCGTGTCTGCTCAAGTCGGAGGAGCGGTCCAGCCCGCACTGTCTCGGCAAGACGAAGGGCCGGAACCATCCGCACATTGACGGGGCCGCCATCGACCGGCTGCGCGAGTTCTACCGGCCGTTCAACCAGAAGTTCTACCACCTTACCGGCATCAACTTCGGCTGGCCCTAG
- the LOC121589580 gene encoding protein FAM32A: protein MADEYQYVSKSKLKLKNDSDTKKKHKKKDKKKEKEKVFRAVLEDPGKGEDRHQQQQQQQQGQGQTSAAPGRVLTKAEESFKKMQEKMQNKRIVEKAQMTHKQRVELFNMHLDSLTEHFDIPKVSWTK from the exons ATGGCCGACGAGTATCAGTATGTGAGCAAGAGCAAGCTGAAGCTGAAGAACGATTCCGACACGAAGAAAAAGCACAAGAAAAAGgacaagaaaaaggaaaaggagaaAGTGTTCCGGGCCGTGCTGGAAGACCCTGGCAAAGGCGAGGaccgccaccagcagcagcagcagcagcagcagggacaGGGGCAGACAAGCGCAGCCCCAGGACGGGTACTGACGAAAGCGGAAGAATCGTTTAAAAAGATGCAGGAGAAGATG caaaacaaacgcatCGTGGAGAAGGCACAGATGACCCACAAGCAGCGGGTAGAGTTGTTCAACATGCATCTCGACAGCCTGACCGAACATTTTGACATACCGAAGGTGTCCTGGACGAAGTAG